The following proteins are co-located in the Armatimonadota bacterium genome:
- a CDS encoding insulinase family protein — protein sequence MKSLPRPFAFMLLAFVALAGSTWAVAADPIVETLPNGLTLIVDEMHTAPLAAVRVYIRTGAIYEQEFTGAGISHFLEHLVGRGSAKRSADEIEALQEELGNQTNAYTTTDHTCYHITSAARNVHQMIDLLADYVFTAPLHSDDVEEQRSIILREMAMSEDDPGDRIYELLTSTMFRVHPDRYRILGYPQSFKEVSREDIQTYYKRTYIPDNTAVVAVGDFSAADVLKSLRAAFADLPRAGRAIPPIPAEPPQIAPRRVDQIAPELSRAYFAMGYHTVGLLDPDLYPLDVLAYLLTQGASSRLVSDLRDARGLVDTISSYSYTPAYGAGRFVVSATLDEANLPATEKAILDHLEDLASRPVSQTELDRAKKQKEAELVYARSEVENWAETLGTDYISTGDVDFSRRYVEGIKRVTPEDIQRVARQYFTPENRTIAIRRPGSVDTGSQEAVTAAPAPETTRHTLPNGITVLLRPDHKVPMVTIQASFIGGLRYETPANAGIGQLLAAMLRRGTSTRSRTQIAETLDSRGASLSFSSGRNSLNASAIALSADTDTVMALLADCLREPAFPEDELERVRQLALAGIKAQEDDPEHVTMRAMMEKLFGSHPYALDPAGTAQSVQAITRDDLIAHYRRICTPQRMVLAIYGDITADAALALAGRLFSDWSLPAQPALELDMPELPAGETRVSLERPQQQGIVYLGFRGPRLDSEDRFALDVLDAAFSGVYYPGGRLHGRLRGEGLVYFTHMVPSPGLDPGVNMIFAGTEPDKLETVETIIKELVRAIQDVPLGDEELRRAKQMCIAAHQVRIGTLSDRAQQEALNELYGLGFDEDATYPEDIEAVTAEQVQAAARKYMDLTRCVISVTRPAETQ from the coding sequence ATGAAATCCCTGCCGCGGCCTTTCGCGTTTATGCTCCTCGCCTTTGTCGCACTCGCGGGCTCCACCTGGGCAGTCGCCGCCGATCCCATCGTCGAAACCCTGCCCAATGGGCTCACGCTCATCGTCGATGAGATGCATACCGCACCTCTCGCCGCCGTCCGCGTCTACATCCGAACCGGCGCGATTTATGAGCAGGAGTTCACAGGGGCCGGAATCTCGCACTTCCTCGAACACCTTGTCGGCAGAGGATCTGCAAAACGCTCCGCTGACGAAATCGAAGCCCTCCAGGAAGAGCTCGGCAACCAGACCAACGCCTACACCACCACCGACCACACCTGCTATCACATCACCAGCGCGGCGCGGAACGTCCACCAGATGATCGATCTCCTGGCAGACTATGTCTTCACTGCTCCCCTGCACTCCGACGACGTCGAGGAACAGCGCTCCATCATCCTGCGCGAAATGGCCATGAGTGAGGACGACCCCGGCGACCGCATCTACGAACTCCTCACCAGCACCATGTTTCGCGTCCATCCCGACCGCTACCGCATCCTCGGCTACCCGCAGTCTTTCAAAGAGGTCTCCCGCGAAGACATCCAGACCTACTACAAACGCACCTACATTCCCGACAACACGGCGGTAGTCGCAGTCGGCGACTTCAGCGCGGCCGACGTCCTCAAGTCACTGCGTGCTGCTTTCGCAGACCTCCCCCGCGCAGGGCGCGCGATTCCTCCCATTCCCGCCGAACCGCCGCAGATCGCACCGCGCCGCGTCGACCAGATTGCACCCGAGCTTTCCCGTGCCTACTTCGCCATGGGGTACCACACCGTCGGGCTCCTTGATCCTGACCTCTATCCACTCGACGTTCTCGCCTACTTGCTCACCCAGGGTGCGAGTTCTCGCCTCGTCTCCGACTTGCGCGATGCCCGCGGTCTCGTCGATACCATCTCAAGCTACTCCTACACCCCGGCCTACGGAGCCGGCCGTTTCGTCGTTTCTGCTACCCTGGATGAAGCCAATCTCCCCGCCACCGAGAAGGCCATACTCGACCATCTCGAAGACCTCGCCTCCCGACCGGTCTCGCAGACTGAACTCGATCGAGCGAAGAAGCAGAAGGAAGCAGAACTCGTATACGCCCGTTCAGAAGTCGAAAACTGGGCCGAAACACTGGGGACTGACTACATCAGCACCGGTGACGTTGATTTCAGCCGCCGCTATGTCGAGGGCATCAAGCGCGTCACGCCCGAAGATATCCAGCGCGTTGCCCGACAATACTTCACTCCCGAGAACCGCACCATCGCCATCCGCCGGCCCGGCTCTGTTGACACCGGCTCCCAGGAAGCTGTCACCGCCGCTCCAGCGCCCGAAACCACCCGCCACACTCTGCCCAACGGCATCACCGTACTCCTCCGCCCGGACCACAAGGTCCCTATGGTTACCATACAAGCGTCTTTCATCGGCGGCCTCCGCTACGAGACCCCTGCAAATGCCGGTATCGGCCAGCTGCTCGCCGCCATGCTCCGGCGCGGCACATCCACGCGCTCCCGCACCCAGATCGCCGAAACCCTTGACTCCCGCGGTGCCAGTCTCAGCTTCTCATCGGGCCGCAATAGCCTCAACGCGTCCGCAATCGCTCTCTCAGCAGACACTGACACCGTTATGGCTCTTCTCGCCGACTGCCTGCGCGAACCCGCCTTCCCCGAAGACGAACTGGAGCGCGTCCGACAACTCGCCCTCGCGGGCATCAAGGCACAGGAAGACGATCCCGAACATGTCACTATGCGCGCGATGATGGAGAAGCTTTTCGGCTCACATCCGTACGCGCTCGATCCCGCCGGTACTGCTCAGTCCGTTCAGGCCATCACTCGCGATGATCTCATCGCCCACTACCGCCGCATCTGCACCCCCCAGCGTATGGTCCTGGCCATCTACGGCGACATCACTGCTGATGCCGCCCTCGCATTGGCCGGTCGCCTCTTCTCCGATTGGAGCCTGCCTGCCCAACCTGCGCTCGAACTCGACATGCCCGAGCTGCCTGCGGGCGAAACCCGTGTTTCCCTGGAGCGCCCCCAGCAGCAGGGCATTGTCTACCTCGGCTTCCGCGGGCCTCGTCTGGATTCCGAAGACCGCTTCGCCCTGGACGTGCTTGACGCCGCCTTCTCCGGTGTCTACTATCCCGGTGGCAGGCTCCACGGGCGCTTGCGCGGAGAGGGTCTCGTCTACTTCACCCACATGGTGCCCTCGCCGGGGCTCGACCCGGGCGTCAACATGATCTTCGCCGGAACGGAACCGGATAAGCTGGAGACTGTCGAGACAATCATCAAGGAGTTAGTCCGCGCCATCCAGGATGTACCCCTGGGTGACGAGGAACTCAGACGTGCGAAGCAGATGTGCATTGCCGCACACCAGGTGCGCATAGGCACCCTTTCTGACAGGGCCCAGCAGGAGGCGCTCAACGAGCTGTACGGGCTCGGGTTCGACGAAGACGCGACCTACCCGGAGGACATCGAAGCGGTAACCGCTGAACAGGTCCAGGCCGCCGCGCGCAAATACATGGACTTGACCCGTTGTGTGATCTCCGTCACCCGGCCTGCCGAAACACAATAG
- a CDS encoding exo-alpha-sialidase, producing the protein MNRLLTAVVLLACSIHPCTAESGLREERIVSTVVGEPIIWHAFETGEPPEFVAVAEEIGGMPVYPDGHPADYWGVRHPGWTPTLLNAKGNPPDITFDPGREEICDIYLGLRSVDPVMTFAIRLSSEKEFTTITAPAATRTHHFDFEFHWKAEVPMKGEKIVVRTLGKPVYIQYFKFVPRVTRAFTSLVPEEHFTVMREEGRHFAFPGVAQVANGELLAVAREGDAHVCPKGRIVLSRSSDLGRSWSPREVIYETPSDERDPAIITLRDGTVVCSFNTWDSWRGSSALRSRYAAETAHMEEAGWGKYSGSWTMFSKDQGKTWSERHLAPVFSPHGPVQGPDDALYWVGMQGRDGAEVTVIWRSADLGLTWERFSEVCYGPGQAHSASTIVWDEPNLIFLPDNRALCTFRVDYAGNVYQAASSNGGRTWGWPRKLNVWGYPQQLCGLLDGRLLMSYGYRREPMGIRACLSADQGQTWDTDREIIFRHEGGSADLGYPYSIELADGSVYTVYYYNQRGSDCYIEGVRYRP; encoded by the coding sequence ATGAACCGCCTGCTGACGGCTGTAGTGCTTCTTGCCTGCTCCATTCACCCGTGCACCGCCGAAAGTGGGCTGCGCGAAGAGCGGATCGTGTCCACCGTGGTGGGTGAGCCCATCATCTGGCATGCCTTCGAAACCGGCGAGCCGCCTGAATTCGTGGCCGTCGCGGAGGAAATCGGGGGCATGCCGGTCTATCCCGACGGGCATCCCGCCGACTACTGGGGCGTGCGCCACCCGGGCTGGACGCCCACGCTGCTGAACGCGAAAGGCAACCCGCCGGACATCACTTTCGACCCCGGCCGGGAGGAGATCTGCGATATCTACCTGGGCCTGCGATCCGTGGATCCGGTGATGACCTTCGCCATCAGGCTGTCCAGCGAAAAGGAATTCACCACCATCACCGCGCCTGCGGCCACACGCACCCACCACTTTGATTTCGAGTTCCACTGGAAAGCCGAAGTCCCGATGAAGGGCGAGAAGATCGTGGTGCGCACGCTGGGCAAGCCGGTGTATATCCAGTACTTCAAGTTCGTCCCGCGAGTAACCCGGGCGTTCACATCGCTGGTTCCAGAAGAGCATTTCACCGTGATGCGCGAGGAGGGACGGCATTTCGCCTTCCCCGGAGTTGCCCAGGTGGCGAACGGGGAGCTGCTGGCGGTGGCCCGCGAAGGCGACGCGCATGTCTGCCCGAAGGGCCGCATCGTCCTGTCGCGCTCCAGCGACCTTGGGAGGAGTTGGTCGCCGAGAGAAGTCATTTACGAGACGCCTTCGGACGAGCGTGACCCGGCGATCATCACTCTGCGCGACGGAACAGTGGTCTGCAGTTTCAACACCTGGGACAGCTGGCGTGGGAGTTCGGCGCTGCGGAGCAGGTACGCGGCAGAAACCGCGCACATGGAGGAAGCAGGCTGGGGCAAGTACTCGGGAAGCTGGACCATGTTCTCGAAAGATCAGGGGAAGACGTGGTCCGAGCGCCATCTCGCGCCGGTGTTCAGCCCCCACGGTCCGGTGCAGGGCCCAGATGACGCCCTGTACTGGGTGGGAATGCAGGGTCGAGACGGCGCCGAAGTCACGGTCATCTGGCGCAGTGCGGACCTCGGGCTGACCTGGGAGAGGTTTTCGGAGGTCTGCTACGGTCCGGGGCAGGCGCATTCGGCAAGCACGATAGTGTGGGATGAGCCGAACCTCATCTTCCTGCCAGACAACCGCGCGTTGTGCACTTTTAGAGTGGACTACGCGGGCAATGTGTACCAGGCGGCATCATCCAACGGCGGGAGGACGTGGGGATGGCCGCGCAAGCTGAATGTCTGGGGTTATCCGCAGCAGCTCTGCGGCTTGTTGGACGGCCGGCTGCTCATGTCCTACGGGTACAGGCGCGAACCGATGGGCATCCGGGCCTGTCTGAGCGCTGACCAGGGGCAGACGTGGGACACGGATCGGGAGATCATCTTCCGGCATGAGGGTGGCAGTGCGGACCTGGGCTACCCGTATTCGATCGAGCTTGCGGACGGAAGCGTGTACACGGTCTACTATTACAACCAGCGGGGGAGTGACTGCTACATCGAGGGCGTGAGATACAGGCCGTAG
- a CDS encoding NAD(P)-dependent oxidoreductase: MKVLITGGCGFIARRLIQELGDAHEVRLFDRVRPEEASFFGGPGGRTPMPFETDLPFFQGSITEPETVRPAVEGMDAVIHLAADPTGLAENGVSIFRDNALGTYVMLDEARLAGVKRFLCASSINAFGTFFWRISGRPVDWGSLPLTEEFKVVPEDPYSLSKWVNEETCAAFHRAYGITTAAFRFAGVLRDEAYEQVKASRGPAKEWSPTLWQWVHVADIARGIRQALECETLPGHGVYTLAAADTTALEPSMELLERFRPDLLAKLWRPLEGRESFLCTRKAREAFGYSPFMRMDP; this comes from the coding sequence GTGAAAGTACTGATCACCGGCGGATGCGGGTTCATCGCCCGCAGACTCATTCAGGAACTGGGTGATGCCCATGAGGTGCGGCTGTTCGATCGCGTAAGACCCGAAGAAGCCTCATTTTTCGGGGGGCCCGGCGGCCGCACGCCGATGCCCTTCGAGACAGACCTGCCCTTTTTCCAGGGCTCGATCACTGAGCCCGAGACGGTGCGTCCCGCAGTGGAGGGGATGGATGCGGTCATACACCTCGCCGCCGATCCCACCGGTCTTGCCGAAAACGGTGTAAGCATCTTCCGAGACAATGCGCTGGGAACGTACGTGATGCTGGATGAAGCGCGCCTGGCCGGTGTAAAACGGTTTCTGTGCGCTTCGAGCATCAATGCTTTCGGCACTTTCTTCTGGCGCATCAGCGGGCGGCCGGTGGACTGGGGCAGCCTGCCGCTTACCGAGGAGTTCAAAGTCGTGCCCGAGGACCCCTACAGCCTGAGCAAGTGGGTGAATGAGGAAACCTGCGCCGCATTCCACCGCGCGTACGGCATTACCACTGCGGCATTCAGGTTCGCAGGGGTTCTGCGGGATGAGGCTTACGAACAGGTCAAAGCCTCGCGCGGTCCGGCAAAGGAATGGTCGCCCACACTCTGGCAGTGGGTGCACGTGGCGGACATCGCCCGTGGCATCCGACAGGCGTTGGAGTGCGAAACATTGCCGGGTCACGGGGTCTATACGCTTGCTGCCGCCGATACGACCGCTCTGGAGCCGAGTATGGAACTTCTGGAGCGCTTTCGGCCCGACCTGCTGGCGAAGCTATGGCGCCCACTGGAAGGCCGGGAATCCTTCCTGTGCACCCGCAAGGCGCGCGAGGCCTTTGGCTACTCGCCGTTCATGCGGATGGATCCTTGA
- the hxlB gene encoding 6-phospho-3-hexuloisomerase — protein sequence MSSLQRYELCVVDEIRATLAETDEEQIRALVQAILDANRIFVGGAGRSLLMIRTFAMRLMHLGLISHVVGETITPAIEPGDLLIVASGSGQTRTTLAMVEAARSRGARAAVITAHPGSPIALVADLVLEVHSPITSTHPDRASCQPPGSLFEQCLLIHCEGMVMRLMEKLGTTEEEMRARHTKLE from the coding sequence ATGTCGTCCTTACAGCGATACGAACTCTGCGTCGTTGACGAGATACGCGCAACCCTCGCCGAAACAGACGAGGAGCAGATCCGCGCCCTCGTCCAGGCGATACTCGACGCCAATCGCATCTTCGTGGGCGGTGCCGGCCGCAGCCTGCTCATGATCCGCACCTTCGCCATGCGCCTCATGCACCTCGGCCTGATTTCTCACGTCGTCGGCGAGACCATCACTCCCGCCATCGAACCCGGCGACCTGCTCATCGTCGCATCAGGGTCTGGCCAGACCCGCACCACCCTCGCCATGGTCGAAGCCGCGAGGAGCCGTGGCGCGCGCGCAGCCGTGATCACTGCCCATCCCGGCTCGCCAATCGCCCTCGTCGCGGACCTCGTCCTCGAAGTTCACTCGCCCATCACGAGCACACACCCGGATCGCGCATCCTGCCAGCCGCCGGGGTCCCTCTTCGAGCAATGTTTGCTCATCCACTGCGAGGGTATGGTAATGAGGCTCATGGAAAAACTGGGGACTACCGAAGAGGAGATGAGGGCGCGTCACACGAAGCTCGAATAA
- a CDS encoding phage portal protein, whose product MEEVLAKAYVVGDGAKAGTSRVVADPSWSPLYDQGWVVEPPYDLDILADLYETNAVNKACVDAKAGSIAGLGYRLVRTDESGTEQGREVAMRLLEGPRGATGFMDVIHGVCLDLESVGNGYIEITRDSRGVIDGLYRVPATTVRVSPDRERLAQVIDGRMQWFHAYSYGVRVPTDGLTEILHFRKPSPASSHYGVPDIVAAIGAAAGDRAAKEYNLDFFEHNAVPRMAIIVEGGQLTDDLMRQIQHFMENEIRGKGHKTLVLDVPGHDVKVRIEPLTVGNQDDAAFLAYRKANRDEIMMAHRVPPSKITVVENANLANSRDQDKTFREQVVRPEQRRIERRINRMLAKDLGVSGWEFRFVEMDLDEERDQAEIARVYAEIGAWDVNEIRARQGLAPIKGED is encoded by the coding sequence GTGGAAGAGGTGCTGGCGAAGGCCTACGTGGTCGGGGACGGCGCGAAGGCAGGGACGTCGCGGGTAGTGGCTGATCCGAGCTGGAGCCCGCTGTACGACCAAGGCTGGGTCGTGGAGCCGCCGTACGATCTGGATATCCTGGCGGACTTGTACGAGACCAATGCGGTGAACAAAGCGTGCGTGGATGCCAAGGCCGGGAGCATCGCGGGATTGGGATACCGGCTGGTGCGGACTGATGAGAGTGGGACGGAGCAGGGCCGAGAGGTCGCAATGCGGCTGCTGGAAGGCCCGCGGGGCGCGACCGGTTTCATGGACGTGATCCACGGAGTCTGCCTGGACCTGGAGAGCGTGGGGAACGGTTACATCGAGATCACGCGGGATTCGCGAGGCGTGATAGACGGGCTGTACCGGGTGCCTGCGACAACGGTGCGAGTGTCGCCTGACCGGGAGAGGCTGGCGCAGGTGATAGATGGGCGTATGCAGTGGTTCCACGCGTATTCGTACGGAGTGCGGGTGCCGACGGACGGCCTCACCGAGATTCTGCACTTCAGGAAGCCGTCTCCGGCATCGAGCCACTACGGAGTGCCGGACATTGTGGCGGCGATCGGGGCGGCGGCAGGAGACCGTGCGGCCAAGGAGTACAACCTGGACTTCTTCGAGCACAATGCGGTGCCGCGGATGGCGATTATCGTCGAGGGCGGGCAGCTGACAGACGATCTCATGCGGCAGATTCAGCATTTCATGGAGAACGAAATCCGGGGTAAAGGTCACAAGACGCTGGTGCTGGATGTGCCAGGGCATGATGTGAAGGTGCGGATCGAGCCGCTCACTGTGGGGAATCAGGATGATGCGGCGTTTCTCGCATATCGGAAGGCGAACCGGGACGAGATCATGATGGCGCACCGGGTACCGCCGAGCAAGATCACGGTGGTCGAGAACGCGAACCTGGCAAACAGCAGGGATCAGGATAAGACATTCCGGGAACAGGTGGTTCGGCCTGAACAGCGGCGGATTGAGCGTCGGATCAACCGGATGCTGGCGAAGGACCTGGGGGTGTCCGGCTGGGAGTTCCGGTTCGTGGAGATGGATCTGGACGAAGAGCGAGACCAGGCGGAGATCGCCCGGGTATATGCGGAGATCGGTGCTTGGGATGTGAATGAAATCCGGGCAAGGCAGGGCCTGGCGCCGATCAAGGGCGAGGATTAG
- a CDS encoding trypsin-like peptidase domain-containing protein → MKLLASVPLGVILFLCVLIALPAACDTAPAAPDPMPSSPALELARGLSQAFAEVAAHVRPAVVNISSTRVERAQTPSLSPLFRGFFPELEDLLVEPERQVTSLGSGVIVRPDGYIVTNAHVVQGAQQITVTLSDDREFEATLVGQDTFTDLAVVHINAADLPCARFGDATRLQVGEWVIAIGSPLGLPQTVTAGIISAVGRKDLGIQGYEDFIQTDAAINPGNSGGALVNLAGEVVGINAAIASEGGGYDGICFATPSSVVWPVMDALIRDGSIPRPWVGIIVRKIDRAICRSLGLENPVGVLISNVIRRGPAHMAGLRPGDVLLKWGDTDLKSPSDLSAAIQKTKPEAIVEVLLLRDQTRYRGKITVATRPDTLQARGVL, encoded by the coding sequence GTGAAGCTCCTTGCGTCCGTTCCCCTCGGGGTCATCCTGTTTTTGTGTGTGCTCATTGCCTTGCCCGCGGCTTGCGACACTGCTCCCGCCGCTCCCGACCCCATGCCATCCTCCCCCGCTCTTGAGCTCGCGAGGGGCCTCAGTCAGGCCTTTGCCGAAGTCGCGGCTCACGTCCGCCCGGCTGTGGTCAACATCTCATCGACCCGTGTCGAACGCGCCCAAACTCCCTCGCTTTCGCCCCTTTTCCGTGGGTTCTTCCCGGAACTGGAAGACCTTCTCGTCGAGCCCGAACGTCAGGTCACCAGCCTCGGCTCTGGCGTCATCGTCCGTCCCGACGGATACATCGTCACCAATGCCCACGTGGTCCAGGGTGCCCAGCAGATCACTGTCACCCTCTCGGATGATCGCGAGTTCGAGGCAACGCTGGTCGGCCAGGACACATTTACCGACCTCGCCGTGGTTCATATCAACGCCGCCGACCTTCCCTGCGCCCGGTTTGGAGACGCCACCAGACTCCAGGTCGGCGAATGGGTCATCGCCATCGGCTCACCTCTCGGATTGCCCCAGACCGTCACCGCCGGCATCATCAGCGCAGTTGGTCGCAAGGACCTGGGTATCCAGGGCTACGAAGACTTTATCCAGACCGATGCCGCCATCAACCCCGGCAACAGCGGCGGCGCGCTGGTCAACCTCGCCGGCGAAGTCGTCGGTATCAACGCCGCCATCGCCAGCGAAGGTGGCGGCTACGACGGCATCTGCTTCGCCACGCCCAGCTCCGTAGTCTGGCCCGTCATGGACGCCCTCATCCGCGACGGTTCCATCCCGCGCCCTTGGGTCGGCATCATTGTTCGCAAGATCGACCGCGCCATCTGCCGCTCCCTTGGCCTCGAAAATCCGGTCGGCGTGCTGATCTCCAATGTCATCCGCCGCGGCCCCGCTCATATGGCCGGCCTGCGCCCGGGGGATGTCCTCCTCAAATGGGGCGACACCGACCTCAAGAGCCCCTCCGATCTATCCGCCGCGATCCAGAAAACCAAACCGGAGGCAATTGTGGAGGTCCTCCTCTTGCGCGACCAGACCCGCTACCGCGGCAAGATCACCGTCGCGACGCGCCCAGATACCCTCCAGGCCCGTGGTGTGCTCTAA
- a CDS encoding sugar phosphate isomerase/epimerase produces the protein MAKYERKLGVSTSLLMNKLGADWPETSLEALAATPIRTIEYLCVENRFRDDRHIGRVKEAAEACGVWVRSVHAPFGETDISAEDEGARRESMDSVVRAMDVSEALGAKILVLHGSREPIGDDERQKRLKQCVRSLNELCKRASQRGLTLALEALPRTCLGNTVEEVLWLTGIVDGDLKVCYDVNHVTLRADVRDSLGALGDRIATVHISDHDGVDERHWIPGRGVTDWAGFVEGLDSIGYEGCLLHEAMDADLGLAENLEAIVSAARAHLGWDGGSAPERQL, from the coding sequence ATGGCAAAGTACGAGCGGAAGCTGGGCGTCAGTACGTCGCTGTTGATGAACAAGCTGGGCGCAGACTGGCCGGAGACGTCGCTGGAGGCGCTGGCGGCGACGCCGATCCGGACCATTGAATACCTGTGCGTCGAGAATCGTTTCCGCGATGATCGGCACATTGGGAGAGTGAAGGAGGCGGCGGAAGCGTGCGGGGTCTGGGTGCGAAGCGTGCATGCGCCTTTTGGGGAGACGGACATTTCGGCGGAGGATGAAGGGGCACGACGGGAGTCAATGGACAGTGTGGTGCGTGCGATGGACGTTTCAGAAGCCCTGGGGGCGAAGATTCTGGTGTTGCACGGCAGCCGGGAGCCGATTGGTGATGATGAGCGGCAGAAACGGCTGAAGCAATGCGTGCGGAGTCTCAATGAGCTGTGCAAGCGAGCCTCGCAGCGTGGGCTGACACTCGCCCTGGAGGCGCTGCCTCGGACATGCCTGGGCAACACAGTGGAAGAAGTACTGTGGCTGACAGGCATCGTGGACGGAGACCTGAAGGTGTGCTACGACGTGAACCACGTGACATTGCGCGCGGATGTGAGGGATTCTCTGGGCGCTCTGGGGGACCGGATAGCAACGGTGCATATCTCCGACCACGATGGCGTGGATGAGCGGCACTGGATACCGGGGAGGGGCGTAACGGACTGGGCGGGATTTGTGGAGGGGTTGGACAGCATCGGGTATGAGGGCTGCTTGCTGCATGAGGCGATGGATGCGGATCTGGGGCTGGCGGAGAACCTTGAGGCGATTGTGTCGGCGGCGAGAGCTCATCTGGGGTGGGACGGCGGCTCTGCGCCGGAACGTCAGTTGTAG
- a CDS encoding VanW family protein, producing MKQASHKRSLKWLAITLMLIVAAIVAAISAAALAAKQFRESDRIADNVSIQGVDVSNLTAAEAAAAVSQRWAARLPNQIALTWPGGKVRKSPEQLGARLRIKTAVSRAMRIGREGGFTNQIMTRLRLLRAGVDIPVRVEVDESVVEACLIDLLPEINREPRNADISVDGDVVNVIPGRTGLELDVDKSTAALVTALKDPSLESFKLITRVQQPAIRAADLKHLEIVLASYTTRFRSWQKDRTHNLRLAINNLARAVIMPGDTFSFNERIGPRLSEQGWRAAPIFVDGEVEPSTGGGICQVATTVYNAALLANLDTVERHHHSRPVDYAPPGRDATVYWGQYDLRIRNQLRHPVLIIGSIGDSSLTIKVLGARSDKYDVEIQRSGESTISYTTNEIKDPELEEGKREVEKPGRNGKRVTVTRIVRKNGKIVATERLHTDTYSPQAEVVRVGTKPKEESAESATDGEATDAAAPGQPGTAQPGKPAQPSPSGKPGTSTAPSTSARPGTSAKPATSSKPAGVARPSTPPRSGASDQN from the coding sequence ATGAAGCAAGCCTCGCACAAACGCTCCCTCAAATGGCTCGCGATCACTCTTATGCTGATCGTCGCCGCCATCGTCGCCGCAATCTCCGCAGCCGCCCTGGCCGCGAAGCAGTTCAGAGAGAGCGACCGGATCGCTGATAACGTCTCCATTCAGGGCGTTGACGTCAGCAACCTCACCGCGGCAGAAGCAGCGGCAGCGGTTTCCCAGCGGTGGGCAGCCAGACTCCCCAACCAGATCGCTCTCACCTGGCCGGGTGGCAAGGTCCGCAAGTCTCCCGAGCAACTCGGGGCCCGCCTTCGCATCAAAACCGCTGTCTCCCGCGCAATGCGCATCGGCCGTGAAGGCGGGTTCACCAACCAGATCATGACCCGCCTGCGCCTGTTGCGCGCTGGCGTTGACATTCCCGTTCGCGTCGAAGTCGACGAGAGTGTCGTCGAAGCTTGTCTCATCGACCTCTTGCCCGAGATCAATCGCGAACCCCGCAACGCCGATATCAGCGTAGACGGCGACGTCGTCAATGTCATCCCCGGCCGCACCGGTCTCGAACTCGACGTAGACAAGAGCACCGCCGCTCTCGTCACGGCACTCAAGGATCCGTCCCTCGAATCCTTCAAACTCATCACCCGCGTGCAGCAGCCCGCGATCCGCGCAGCCGACCTGAAACACCTCGAGATCGTGCTCGCCTCCTACACCACGCGCTTCCGATCCTGGCAGAAGGACCGCACCCACAATCTGCGCCTCGCCATCAACAACCTTGCCCGCGCGGTCATCATGCCCGGCGATACCTTCTCCTTCAACGAACGCATTGGCCCACGCCTTTCCGAACAAGGCTGGCGCGCGGCACCGATTTTCGTCGATGGAGAAGTCGAACCCTCGACAGGCGGCGGCATCTGCCAGGTCGCCACAACGGTCTATAACGCCGCCCTCCTTGCCAACCTCGACACTGTCGAACGCCATCACCACTCTCGCCCGGTCGATTACGCTCCCCCCGGACGCGATGCCACCGTCTACTGGGGCCAGTATGACCTGCGAATCCGCAACCAGCTTCGCCACCCGGTCCTCATCATCGGCTCCATCGGTGACAGCTCCCTCACGATCAAAGTGCTCGGCGCACGTTCCGACAAGTACGACGTGGAGATCCAGCGCAGCGGCGAGAGCACCATCTCGTACACCACCAATGAGATCAAAGATCCCGAACTCGAAGAGGGAAAACGCGAGGTTGAAAAGCCCGGCCGCAACGGAAAACGCGTCACCGTTACCCGGATCGTCCGCAAGAACGGAAAGATCGTCGCCACCGAACGCTTACACACCGACACCTACTCACCTCAGGCCGAGGTGGTGCGGGTCGGCACCAAGCCCAAGGAAGAATCCGCTGAGAGTGCCACCGATGGCGAAGCAACGGACGCCGCTGCACCAGGCCAGCCCGGCACTGCCCAGCCTGGCAAGCCCGCTCAACCGTCACCATCAGGCAAGCCCGGCACATCCACAGCGCCTTCCACATCCGCCAGACCAGGCACATCCGCGAAGCCGGCGACATCCTCCAAACCCGCCGGAGTCGCACGACCTTCGACACCTCCGAGATCCGGCGCATCGGACCAGAATTGA